Within the Tenrec ecaudatus isolate mTenEca1 chromosome 7, mTenEca1.hap1, whole genome shotgun sequence genome, the region TTTGgggcatttaaaaattattttagaccTGGGATATTTAGGAATACTCTTTTTGGCTGCCATAGGATCCCCCTTCCTTGGCACCTCTTCCAATCCACCCACAGTGGCCAGGGGCCTGTGGACTCGGGGTGGGAGCTGGTTCCAGGCGTACAGGTGGGCAGGGAcatcctgtatgtgtgtgtggttgtgtggtggtggcctgtccttcctgttgctcTCTCTGTCTTTGGTCACACCACGGTGGAAAAAGTCTTGGGGAATCAGAGAAGCCTTCCCATCTGCCCTCCGGGGTCCTCAGGGCTGTTGTGAGGTGACACAGAATACTGGCTGGGGAAGGAAGGGTGTGAGCTGAGGTCTTGGCTGATTGATTTCTCCTCCTTCTTGGTCTCTGCCTGGGAGAGGGCAGCGAGGAGGAGCAGATGGGGGAGGGAACAGGAAGTTTCCCCTCATTCTCTTCTCTTTCCTCCCACTGGAAGTACCTGCCTGGTGCACAGCTGTGGTGACAAGCTGCCTAAGTGGAGGGGACAAGGCAGAAGACCATGAAAGGAATGCAGAGTGAGTTCCCCAGAAGCCAGGGGAGCTGCCTGGTTAGGGTGGCGGGATTCCACTTGGATCTCCTAGGTAAAAGGGGTGAAGCTCATTTGGCTGCTGGGGTGTGGAGCCACCATCACAACCTCATCAGTTTCATGTCTCCACATTTATGGTGAACTCCAAAATGTTGTTTCTATTTCCCCACAGTGAATTTGGGCAAATAAGCGAGAGTTTGGGACGAAGTTTAAATCCCTAGCTGGAGGTGCGCCTGGAGGGTCATGGTCAGGGCTGCCAGCCCGGAATTTGGGATTCAAGTCCAACCATTTCATCCATGCCCAGGCTTATTTCTAACTCATGCATGTAAACATGTCTCCGTGCACAGTGGAtggttgcagacaagttctcccaGTGATACACTTGTTTTAGTCTTGTGAGGATGCCTTCACACATACACAGAAAAAAGATACCTTTTGTGCCATGGGAAGAAAAATGATATTGAGGTCAGTACTGATACCAAAGTttgaacaaaactcaagtggacatcttcgTAAATCCTTGAGGCTTGGTGACCAGTTCATGGACATGCCGTCCCAGATAAAAGGACAGTTTTCAGATGGACCCAGTATTTTTAAGGCTGGCCAGAAAGACCTCAGATTAATTCAAGGCAGAACGGTTatctcagaaggctatggagaccATTTTGGGGGGATTCCAGGGGATAATCTTGATGtattttctcaaaagacacaggaggaacccaagtggaaggcgaattttgagaatgatgagggcaacgaatgtataagggtgttttactcaattgatgtatggattgtgataagagttgtatgagccccaataaattttttttttttaaagacacaggAGGATCGCAGGGGCTTATTCGAAAAAGGTTAAAGGCAAGTGAAAACCACACTGGTAAGAAAAAGGTCAGGTAAATGATGCTGTaggctctaccctgccctcctcCCTTTAATACACCTGTGAGTCTTATAGGCAGCTAGGGTGGgcctatgagaattttgttgggaaaccttatcccatctACTCTCTAgccttgatcttgccccttcagatggttttgttgctgctgctgttgttcccAACActcaacatttcaaaggaacacgaTTGGAGTCCCTCAAGGGTGTCAAGCCTGCAGTTCTGAAGTGGTGGAAATGGAAGAAcccagaattctctggagaagggtTGGAGAAATGGTGGTGCCTGCTTCAGAGGTAGACAAGCCTAAGTGTAAGAGGCTGAGCGACCGTGGCTTGACATGTTTCATAAAGGTCGCTGTGATTTTTGTAGCCAAACCTTTTTACTTACCACCCAGTGCATCAGCCACCTAGTGCCAACCAGTGTCGGTGTGCATGAGCAACATGCGGTGGTTTGGAGAATCCTTTTCTTGTGAGTTAGGTTGCGTCTCTGTGGAGTACTCAAATCAGCGCTGGTCATCGTTGGGGCTTATTTTAATGAAGCATTTCTATAACATCTCTCTCCAAATTGAACACGCTTCTTAATTTTCTactgttgaaaaaaaaaatccaacaacacacgcaaacaacaaaacaaacccattcTCACTGAGTAGGCTCCAGTTACTAAGGACCCCATAGCGCAGGGCAGAAGTGTCTTAGAGGGCTTCCACGGCtgcactctttacagaagcagactgctccatCGTTCTCCCGTAGactggctggcgggtttgaacatttggtctttgggttagcagccaggtgCCTAACCAGTGTGCCGCCAGGGCCCCTTCTCTGTCCTAAATTTTCGTGGAACGGGGAACCCAATCAAAACTCTGCTTTTTTTTCGTTATACGCCCTAAGAGAACACCTGAAAACTCGGCTCTCTCTAGGAATGAACTTTCCTATCATGTACATCCCTCTAATATCATCAAGTAAGAACTTCAATATTCTCTGAACCATATTTTTTCATTTGGTGTGTGATTATTTAATATTTAGATTTTTATGCGCATTTTCCCTAACACTTAAGATTTCCCCTTCCTGGCGAAACTTGTGTAGTGTTACTTAGTCCAGTTTTAACCTAGGATAGCAAGAGGTAGAAGTGGTTCAAGTTCCCCTGATAAAGGTCAGCTGAGTCATCTTTTCTAACTTTTTATTTATCTCAGGGGAGCAGCACCTTGCCTTACGTAAAAGATGTAGCAGTTAATCTTAAGGTAAATTTATTAAATCATGGGTAACAAAACCCTGTCGAACACCAATCCCGTGACTCCATCCTCCCAGTCAATCAATAGTCACTGGTTTTTATAGTTTTAGAGAAAAGGAAAACTTCAGCAAATGACATTTTTGATCATGCACAGGTAAGAGAGTTATTTGAATCCAAAGATTGCACATAAGCTAGGAAGGTAATTGTTATGGAACCCCAAGTGTtttataacaataacaacaacagaagcAACAAACAGACAAAGCAGGGCTTCTCCGTGTTGGTTTCTTCTTcttggtgggagtgcccttggtCACAGAAGGTCTGCGTGTCATGAGTCCAAGCCTTATTTGGTCAAAGCTTTAGCCACGCTTAAGGGAAAAGACGACTTTATCTTTACACTCACATGGATCCATTCTGCTTAGAGGCTGTAGGAGCCAACAGGATATTCCCCCCAGTTCCAGAttcaaatattaaataaaactaGATgtgcaaaaataaacaaaaatccacCACCAAATGACCACCTACTGCCCCCCCACAAAACTACCTGCTtggggaaaaaatttaaaaaggtccTCTGTGCTACGTTCTTGTCCTCCAAAAGGACAGACGAACATTCATTCCTCCTGGCTTCCCGGTTGCTTCCGTGCCCACAGAGGCCAGCACAGCAAAGAAGGCCACTCTACAAGTGCCAGAGGTGGTCACCGTGGCCCCTCTTGGGCCACTCCTCCTGCACCCACTTTCGCAGGACCTTCTCCACGTCGGCCCGCTGGTAGAGCCTGCAGAGCTCCATCAGTTGGTGCACCGTCCTCTGGCTGTTTCGGAGCAAGAACTCCAAGGTGGGGCTCTGCGGCCGCTGCTCCAGGAAACACAGTTCGTCATAGGGCATGCCCCATTTGCTGGCaaaattcctccagttctttacggTTGGGTGGCATGGATCCAGCTTGATCCTGATTACATCTAATATATCCTGATCATTGAGCAAGTCACTGATATTGGGGGCCCGGAGTGAGCAGGTGGAGCATGTGCAGTTTTCTTGACAGGACGTCTCCTTGCTTAAATCTGCAGgggaaaacaacatagtccaacaTGTCAACAAGAGGCTTAACATGAGCATTCGTCccttttcatctttatttttgtCCCTGACTCGTCAAGTTAAACCCAAACCTATGGCAGTggaattgactctgactcatgaagTGACCCCAGGtgctgcagagtagaactgccccatgggggttTCTTGACTGTCAccctttatggaagctgattgccacgcctttcttcctggacacccctgggtgggttagactTGCCAACCTTTAGGTCAGTGGTTGAGCACAAATcatctgtgccacccagagacctgAATGGTCAATTGCATCAGTATGAATATAACACTGGAATAGTCCGCCCTGATTGACAGtggccctacaagacagagtagacttACCTCCTCCATGAGTTTCCTAAGCGATACTCTTTAGGGGAGAAGAGCAAccccctgaccttttggttagcagccaaggactTGACCATGGTGCTTAAATATAGCACAGCATGTCTTCGAGGggaatatctcagaatgctcatTTGCAGAGATTCAGATGGAATTCTCATAGGTGGTTTTTGCTGGCATCAGTAGAGACCCTTTGTAAGGGTAGTGGCACTGAGGCTCTCTCTGCTGACAGGAAATATTTGGGGGGCTGCTGGCCAGAGATGAAGCCCCCCAGGAACAGAATTCTGTGTGTAGAAGATCAATCCAGTGGGGTCATTCCCCCGACCCCTTCCCCCACCATTCCCCTGGTCCCAGGATACTGCTGTGCCCACCTAGTGACCAGCCTGTCCTTGCACAGGCTCCAGCCCTTGCCCCTTTCTGGTTCCAAGTCTAGCCTGGTGACTTGTTAACACCACATACGGCGAGTCAGGGGGCAAGCACTGCACAATTCTCTCCAAGGtctttaaaaaccaccaccacaccagAATCTCCACTTCATCCAGATATTTGAAAAGGACTGGTAACTGGTAACGCCATCAAACTTACTTTTTTAGGTTTACAGCTACCTTTTCATCCCTTTGTCTTTtttctaataaatcattttattgaggctcatacagctcttatcacaatccatacatacagcaattgagcagagcacccttatacattcgttgccctcgtcattctcaaaattcgccttccacttgggttcctggaatcagctcattttccttttttccctcctccccatccctccctgctcccccctcccca harbors:
- the EDARADD gene encoding ectodysplasin-A receptor-associated adapter protein, whose translation is MLFSPADLSKETSCQENCTCSTCSLRAPNISDLLNDQDILDVIRIKLDPCHPTVKNWRNFASKWGMPYDELCFLEQRPQSPTLEFLLRNSQRTVHQLMELCRLYQRADVEKVLRKWVQEEWPKRGHGDHLWHL